The Gemmatimonadota bacterium DNA window ACGGCGTGTTGGAAAATCAGTTTCGCACGTATTATTCAAAAGCCGCTCGCAGAAAGGGTGTGACGGGTGAGTTGCTTTTGCAGATGCTCGAATGTCGTCTGGACAATATGATATATCGCCTGGGTTTTGCGCCATCTCGAAAATCGGCGCGGCAACTCGTGAGACATCGCCACATCGCTGTCAATGGACGAACCGTAGATATTCCTTCATTCCAGGTTTCGCCGGGAGACACTGTGCAGGTACGGGAAAAAAGTCGTCAATTGCAACTCATTCACGATGCACTCAAGCGCACTGGTGATGCAGGTCAAGCGGCCTGGCTTTCGGTAGATAAAGTGAATTTGAGCGGTACGCTTGTAGAATATCCAAAGCGAGATGATATACCAACGCCAGTTGAAGAGCAACTCATCGTTGAGCTTTACTCCAAGTAATGGACGCGCACCGGGAGCTTTTGTTTATGAACGCGAAAAATTTTCAAATGCCTCGATTTGTACAGATCGATGAAGAAAGCCTGAGTGATAATTACGGCCTGTTTAGTGTTCAGCCTCTTGAGCGCGGGTTTGGTGCTACGATTGGGAATGCACTGCGCCGCGTTTTGCTCTCCTCCATTGAGGGGGCTGCGATTAAGGCCGTGAAAATTGAAGGAATTCAGCAC harbors:
- the rpsD gene encoding 30S ribosomal protein S4, coding for MARYTGPSCKLCRREGMKLFLKGARCQMDKCSFDRRSYAPGMHGQNMRRKPSEYALQLREKQKTKRIYGVLENQFRTYYSKAARRKGVTGELLLQMLECRLDNMIYRLGFAPSRKSARQLVRHRHIAVNGRTVDIPSFQVSPGDTVQVREKSRQLQLIHDALKRTGDAGQAAWLSVDKVNLSGTLVEYPKRDDIPTPVEEQLIVELYSK